The Couchioplanes caeruleus sequence CTCGACGCTCTGGTGCGCATCCGCGAGCTGGGAATCATCCTCGCGCTGACCGTCCTCGTCGTCTTCACCGCCGTCAACAATCCGCGCTTCCTGTCCGGGCAGAGCATCCGCGACATCCTGCTGAACTCCGCCATCCTGGCGGTGATGGCGGCCGGCCAGGCGGTCGTGGTGATCACCCGCAACATCGACCTCTCGGTGGGATCGGTGCTGGGGCTCAGCGCCTTCACCGTCGCGACGATGATGAGCGCCATCCCGGGCCTGCCGATGGCCGTCGCGCTCCTCGCCGGCATCGGGGTGGGCGCGGTCGCCGGCGTGGTCAACGGCGTCCTGGTCCGCTTCGGCGGGGTGCCGGCGCTGGTGGTCACGCTCGGCACGCTCTACATGTATCGCGGCGTCACGTACTCGTGGGCCGGCGGTCAGCAGGTCAACGCCGACGAGCTGCCCCGGCACTTCCTGCGGTTCGCGGGCGGCTCGGTCCTGGGCATCCCGTGGCTGGTGCTGATCGCGCTCGTCGTGGTCGGCGGCGTCTCCCTGATCATGCGCAACTACCGGGTCGGCCGCGAGCTGTATGCGGTGGGCTCCAGCCCCCAGGCCGCGGAGCTCGCCGGCATCCGGGTGGCCCGCAACCTGCTCGGCGCCTTCACCGTCAGCGGCGCCCTGGCCGGCCTCGCCGGGGTGCTCTTCGCGGCCCGCTTCGGCACGGTGGACGCGGCGGCCGGCACCGGCTACGAGCTGAACGTCGTGGCCGCGGTCGTGGTCGGCGGCGTGGCCGTCTTCGGCGGCAGTGGCACGGTCTGGGGTGCGGGGCTCGGCGCACTGCTGCTCACGGTCATCGGCAGCGCCCTCGCCGTCCTCGACATCAACCAGTTCTGGCAGCAGGCCATCGTCGGCGCGCTGATCATCCTGGCCATCTGCGCCGACCGCCTGGTCGCGGTCCGCATCGCCCGCTCCCTGACGAAGAGGGACAGCCATGTCTGAGCCTTCCCGCGGCGGAAGACCGAAAGAAACAGACACTGAGCCTCCCCGCGGCGGAAGACCGAAAGAAACAGAAACTGAGCCTCCCCGCGGCGGAAGACCGAAAGAAACAAAAATAGAGCTCGCGAGCTGGGACAGCCTCATAGTCCTGCTCACGGTGGCGGTGCTCGTCATCGCCTCGCTGGCGGTGCCCAGCTTCGGCACGAGCCGCAACTTCACCTTCCTCGTCCTCGACCTGATGCCGATCGCGCTGGTCGCCCTGACCATGACGCTGATCGTCGTGACCGGCGAGATCGACCTCTCGGTGGCGAGCACCCTGGGCCTGACCAGCTCGCTGATGGGCTGGCTCTGGAACAACGGCCTGCCGATCGAGACGATCGTCCCGCTCTGCCTGGTGGCCGGCGCGATCCTGGGCGCCTGCAACGGTTTCCTGGTCACCGGCCTCGGCCTGCCCTCGCTGGCGGTCACCATCGGCACGCTCGCCCTCTACCGCGGCCTCGCCTTCGTCGTGCTCGGCGACGGGGCGGTGGCGGACTTCCCGTGGAACTACACCGGCTGGGTCACCGGCACCATCGGCGGCGGCGCCGTACCGAATGTGCTGGTGGTGATCGTCGCCCTGGCCCTCGTCTCCGGCGTCGTCCTGCATGCGACTCCCTTCGGCCGCTCGCTCTACGCGATCGGCGCGAACGCCCAGGCCGCACATTTCTCCGGCATCCCGGTCGCCCGGACCAAGTTCTGGCTCTACGTGGCCAGCGGCACGATCGCCGGCCTCGCCGGTGTGCTGTGGACGCTGCGCTACTCCAGCGCCCGCGCGGACAACGGCGCCGGACTCGAGCTCGCCGTGGTCGCCGCGGTCTTGCTCGGCGGCGTCTCGATCTTCGGCGGCAAGGGCACCCTGCCCGGCGTCCTCGCCGGCGTCGTGCTGCTCGCCGCCCTGCAGAACGCCCTGCGCCTGCAGGACGTCTCCGGCCAGGCCCTCAATGTCGTCACCGGCGCGCTGCTCGTGCTCTCGGTGCTGCTGCCGAACCTCGCGTCGTCGATCCGCACCACCTGGCACCGGCGGAAACTCCGCCAGGCCGCCGCTCACTGAATCCCCTCGTTCTAGGAGTGCGCCATGTTTCCTCCCCATCGCCGACTACTGACCGCTGCCAGCGCCTCACTCCTCGTTCTGGGCCTCGCCGCCTGCGGCGGCACCACCAAGGACAGCGCCTCCTCGAACGGCGGCGCCGCGGGGCAGCCCGGCGCCTCCGCCGACCCGAACGCGTCGATCAAGACCGGGCTGAAGTTCGCGTATCTGCCCAAGCAGCTCAACAACCCGTACTCGGACGTCGAGACGGCCGGGGGCAAGGTGGCGGTCGGCGAGTTGAAGGGCGAGTACAAGCTCGTCGGTCCCCACGACGCGAGCGCCTCCTCCCAGGTCAGCTACATCAACACGCTGATCCAGCAGCAGCAGGACGTGATCGTGGTGGCGGCCAACGACCCCAATGCGGTCTGCCCGTCGCTCAACCAGGCCCGGCAGGCCGGCATCAAGGTGGTGTCGTTCGACTCGGACGCCTCCAAGGCCTGCCGCGACGCATTCATCAACCAGGCCACCACCCAGGGCATCGGCGAGAGCCTGGTGAAGATGGCGAGCGAGCTGGCCGGCGGCGAGGGTGAGATCGCCGTCCTCTCGGCCACCCCGAACGCCACGAACCAGAACGCCTGGATCGAGGTCATGAAGTCCGAACTGGCCAAGCCGGAGTACGCGAAGCTCAAGCTGGTCAAGACCGCGTACGGCAACGACGACGACCAGAAGTCCTTCCAGGAGGCGCAGGGCCTGTTGCAGTCGTACCCGAATCTGAAGGTGATCGTCTCCCCCACCACCGTGGGCATCGCCGCCGCCTCGCGGTACGTCAGCTCCTCGAACTACAAGGGCAAGGTCACGATCACCGGTCTGGGCCTGCCGAACCAGATGCGCGAGTACGTCAAGGACGGCACGGTGAAGAAGTTCGCCCTGTGGAACCCGGCGGACATCGGCTACCTGGCCGCGTACGCCGGCGCCGCCCTCGCCTCCGGGAAGATCACCGGCAAGCAGGGCGAGACGTTCACCGCAGGCAAGCTGGGCGAGTACACCATCGGCGCGGACGGCGAGATCGTTCTCGGCCCGCCGACCGAGTTCACCGCCCAGAACATCGACCAGTTCGACTTCTGAGCCATGGCCGTCGACCTCGCCGCGGTCAGGCAGGCGCTCGCCGCGCAACGCATCGAGACCCCCTCGTGGGCCTTCGGCAACTCCGGTACGCGGTTCAAGGTCTTCGCCCAGCCGGGTGTTCCCCGCAGCCCCGAGGAGAAGATCGCCGACGCCGCCACCGTGCACCGGTTCACGGGCGTCACGCCGACGGTCGCTCTGCACATCCCGTGGGACGAGGTGGACGACTACCGCGCCCTCGCGGACCACGCGGCCTCCCTCGGCGTCGGCATCGGCGCCATCAACACCAACGTCTTCCAGGACGACGACTACAAGCTGGGATCGGTCACCAACCCGGATCCGGGCATCCGCCGCAAGGCGACGGATCACCTTCTCCAGGCCGTCGGCATCATGGACGCCACCGGCTCCCGGGACCTCAAGCTGTGGTTCGCGGACGGCATCAACTACCCCGGCCAGGACGACCTGCGCAGCCGTCAGGACCGGCTCGCGTCGGCGCTGCGGGAGGCCTACGGCCGCCTCGGCGAGCACCAGCGCATCCTGCTGGAGTACAAGCTCTTCGAGCCGGCCTTCTACGCCACCGACATCCCGGACTGGGGCACGTCGTATGCCCACTGCATCGAGCTGGGCGAGCGGGCGACGGTGTGCATCGACACGGGCCATCACGCTCCCGGCACCAACATCGAGTTCATCGTGGCGTTCCTGCTCCGCCAGAAGAAGCTGGGTGCCTTCGACTTCAACAGCCGCTTCTACGCCGACGACGACCTGATGGCCGGTGCGGCCGATCCGTTCCAGCTCTTCCGCATCATGAACGAGATCGTCCGGGGAGGCGCGCTCGATCCGGCGTACGGTATCAACTTCATGCTGGACCAATGTCATAACATAGAGATGAGGATACCGGCCATCATCCGGTCGGTTCTCAACATCCAGGAGGCGACGGCCAAGGCGCTGCTGGTGGATCGGGACGCGCTCGCGCGGGCGCAGGCCGAGGGCGACGTCCTCGAGGCGAACGCGGTGCTGATGGACGCCTACGACACCGACGTGCGGCCACTGCTCGCGGAGGTGCGCTCGGACCTGGGGCTCGACCCCGATCCGGTGCGGGCCTATCTCCGCAGCGGCTACCAGGAGAAGATCGTCGCGGACCGGGTCGGCGGCCGGCAGGCCGGCTGGGGCGCGTGACCGGGCAGCGCTCACCGACGGGGTGGGAGGCGGTGCAGAGCCACCTGGCCGAAGTGACCCTCGGCGATTTCGGCGGTCACGTAGGTGCAGTACGGCTGGCGGCGGCGGTCCGTGGGGCTGCCCGGGTTGAGCAGCCGCAGTCCACCCGGGGTCGTCGTGTCCCAGGGGATGTGCGAGTGGCCGAAGATCAGGATGTCGGTGTCCGGGAAGGCCTGCGCGCAGCGCTGCTCCCGGCCCCTGGCGTCGCCGGTCTCGTGGATCACGGCGATCCGGACGCCGTCGAGCGTGGCCCGGGCGATCTCCGGGAGGCGGGCGCGCAGCGCCGGGCCGTCGTTGTTGCCGTAGCAGGCGATCAGGCGTTCGGCGCGCGCGGCGAGGGCATCGAGGGTCGCCTCGTCCACCCAGTCGCCCGCGTGCACCACCACGTCGGCCGCGTCGACGGCCGTCCACAGCTCCGCCGGCAGGTCGCGGGCGCGCTTCGGAACGTGGGTGTCGGTCGTGATCACCAGCCGCATGCGGCCACTGTAGGCGCCTCAGGGCGCCAGTTCGCCCGAGCCACGGGGGATCAGCGTCGTCGCAATGGTGATCTCGCGAGGCTCGCCGGCCCGGCCCTCGATGCGTTCGAAGAGGGCACGTGCCGCCGCGCGGCCCATCGCGGCCGGGTCCTCGGCGACCACCGTGAGCGCCGGCTCCAGGAGGTCGGCCAGGGGTAGGTCGTCGAAGCCGACGAGCGCGATCCGCCGGTGCAGGCCCTCGCGGCGCAGCGCTCGCAGCGCGCCCACGGTGAGCCGGTGCTCCGCAGCGAACAGCGCGGTCGGGGGCTCGGCGAGCGCCAGCAGGGCCGCGGTGGCGGCGGGTCCGCGGGCTTCCGGCACGGCGGCTTCGCAGGTCGGCAGGCCGGCCTCGCGCATCGCGTCCCGGTAGCCCTGGCGGCGGCTGCGGGCGGTGGCGAACCGGGGCGTGGCGCCGAGGAACGCGATCCGGCGGTGCCCGTGGCCGATCAGGTGGCGGGTGGCCGCCGCGGCACCGGAGCGGTTGGCGGCCAGGACGGTGTCCGCCCGATATCCGGTCGCGGGGCGGTTCACGAACACCACCGGCGTGCCGGGTTGCAGCTCACGGGCGAGGTAGCCCTGGTCCGGTGCGGCCGGCGCGAGGATGAGGCCGTCGGCGTGCCGGCGCGCGAAGGCGGTGGCGAGCTCCAGTTCCCGGTCCGGGTCGTCGTCCAGGCTGCCGCTCAGGACGTGTACGCCGCGCGGATGGGCCTCGTCCTCTACGGCGCGGTGCAGCAGCGCCGAGAACGGGTCGCCGGCGTCGTCGAGCAGCAGGCCGATCGTCCGGGTCCGCCGGTCGTTGCGGCGCAGCATGCTCGCGCCGAGGTTGGGGCGATAGCCGAGTGCGGCGACGGCGGCACGGACCCGGGCGGCCAGGGCCGGGTCCACCGTGGCCTCGCCGTTCACGACGCGGGACACGGTCTTGAGGCTGACGCCCGCGCGGCGGGCGACGTCGTTCATCGTGGGTCGCCCCATCTCTCCCCCACTTGATCACTGAAAGCAACGAACCGAGAACTCATTGTTGACAGTCGATGCCCCGAGTCGTCTACTGCAAGACAACGTTGTCTCTCGATTCCTGCTGAATCGATTTGGAGCAGA is a genomic window containing:
- a CDS encoding ABC transporter permease, coding for MAAIATAGPSRRTLDALVRIRELGIILALTVLVVFTAVNNPRFLSGQSIRDILLNSAILAVMAAGQAVVVITRNIDLSVGSVLGLSAFTVATMMSAIPGLPMAVALLAGIGVGAVAGVVNGVLVRFGGVPALVVTLGTLYMYRGVTYSWAGGQQVNADELPRHFLRFAGGSVLGIPWLVLIALVVVGGVSLIMRNYRVGRELYAVGSSPQAAELAGIRVARNLLGAFTVSGALAGLAGVLFAARFGTVDAAAGTGYELNVVAAVVVGGVAVFGGSGTVWGAGLGALLLTVIGSALAVLDINQFWQQAIVGALIILAICADRLVAVRIARSLTKRDSHV
- a CDS encoding ABC transporter permease, which translates into the protein MAVLVIASLAVPSFGTSRNFTFLVLDLMPIALVALTMTLIVVTGEIDLSVASTLGLTSSLMGWLWNNGLPIETIVPLCLVAGAILGACNGFLVTGLGLPSLAVTIGTLALYRGLAFVVLGDGAVADFPWNYTGWVTGTIGGGAVPNVLVVIVALALVSGVVLHATPFGRSLYAIGANAQAAHFSGIPVARTKFWLYVASGTIAGLAGVLWTLRYSSARADNGAGLELAVVAAVLLGGVSIFGGKGTLPGVLAGVVLLAALQNALRLQDVSGQALNVVTGALLVLSVLLPNLASSIRTTWHRRKLRQAAAH
- the rhaS gene encoding rhamnose ABC transporter substrate-binding protein, yielding MFPPHRRLLTAASASLLVLGLAACGGTTKDSASSNGGAAGQPGASADPNASIKTGLKFAYLPKQLNNPYSDVETAGGKVAVGELKGEYKLVGPHDASASSQVSYINTLIQQQQDVIVVAANDPNAVCPSLNQARQAGIKVVSFDSDASKACRDAFINQATTQGIGESLVKMASELAGGEGEIAVLSATPNATNQNAWIEVMKSELAKPEYAKLKLVKTAYGNDDDQKSFQEAQGLLQSYPNLKVIVSPTTVGIAAASRYVSSSNYKGKVTITGLGLPNQMREYVKDGTVKKFALWNPADIGYLAAYAGAALASGKITGKQGETFTAGKLGEYTIGADGEIVLGPPTEFTAQNIDQFDF
- the rhaI gene encoding L-rhamnose isomerase translates to MAVDLAAVRQALAAQRIETPSWAFGNSGTRFKVFAQPGVPRSPEEKIADAATVHRFTGVTPTVALHIPWDEVDDYRALADHAASLGVGIGAINTNVFQDDDYKLGSVTNPDPGIRRKATDHLLQAVGIMDATGSRDLKLWFADGINYPGQDDLRSRQDRLASALREAYGRLGEHQRILLEYKLFEPAFYATDIPDWGTSYAHCIELGERATVCIDTGHHAPGTNIEFIVAFLLRQKKLGAFDFNSRFYADDDLMAGAADPFQLFRIMNEIVRGGALDPAYGINFMLDQCHNIEMRIPAIIRSVLNIQEATAKALLVDRDALARAQAEGDVLEANAVLMDAYDTDVRPLLAEVRSDLGLDPDPVRAYLRSGYQEKIVADRVGGRQAGWGA
- a CDS encoding metallophosphoesterase family protein is translated as MRLVITTDTHVPKRARDLPAELWTAVDAADVVVHAGDWVDEATLDALAARAERLIACYGNNDGPALRARLPEIARATLDGVRIAVIHETGDARGREQRCAQAFPDTDILIFGHSHIPWDTTTPGGLRLLNPGSPTDRRRQPYCTYVTAEIAEGHFGQVALHRLPPRR
- a CDS encoding LacI family DNA-binding transcriptional regulator translates to MNDVARRAGVSLKTVSRVVNGEATVDPALAARVRAAVAALGYRPNLGASMLRRNDRRTRTIGLLLDDAGDPFSALLHRAVEDEAHPRGVHVLSGSLDDDPDRELELATAFARRHADGLILAPAAPDQGYLARELQPGTPVVFVNRPATGYRADTVLAANRSGAAAATRHLIGHGHRRIAFLGATPRFATARSRRQGYRDAMREAGLPTCEAAVPEARGPAATAALLALAEPPTALFAAEHRLTVGALRALRREGLHRRIALVGFDDLPLADLLEPALTVVAEDPAAMGRAAARALFERIEGRAGEPREITIATTLIPRGSGELAP